In Candidatus Nitrosarchaeum limnium SFB1, the following proteins share a genomic window:
- a CDS encoding SAM-dependent methyltransferase: protein MSDFWVHDFNGFKMVLDKTDLDFSRQVLMLGNYATESHESQIFEKRLRKDQTVLDLGANIGYYSLLARSIVGSGGNIFSFEPSTENTSLIKKSIKENKFENITVVEAAVSDHDGYGSLFLSPYYKSEHSVFEYHYSSGDHKGDAQKIKLVTVDSFLENQADLSVDVIKMDVEGSEKKALDGMKKTIEFNKKLTLITEFWPQGFANAGIEPKEFLETLTSLGFAIFHIDEFLQKTYPVSINEMSKLVKERMDNPVEKTKENQSGRWYTNLLCVK from the coding sequence ATGAGCGATTTTTGGGTTCATGATTTTAACGGATTTAAAATGGTTTTAGATAAAACAGACTTGGATTTTTCAAGGCAGGTATTGATGTTGGGAAATTATGCAACAGAATCTCATGAATCGCAAATATTTGAAAAACGGCTAAGAAAAGATCAAACGGTTTTGGATCTTGGGGCAAATATAGGATACTACTCCCTTTTGGCAAGAAGCATAGTTGGTTCTGGAGGAAATATATTCTCATTTGAGCCATCCACAGAAAACACATCTTTAATTAAAAAAAGCATCAAAGAAAACAAATTTGAAAACATTACAGTAGTAGAGGCAGCAGTGTCTGATCATGACGGATATGGAAGTCTGTTTTTATCACCATACTACAAATCAGAACACAGTGTTTTTGAATATCATTATAGCTCAGGAGATCATAAGGGAGATGCCCAAAAAATAAAACTCGTCACCGTGGATTCCTTTCTAGAGAATCAGGCGGACCTAAGTGTGGATGTAATTAAGATGGATGTGGAGGGCTCTGAGAAAAAGGCATTAGATGGGATGAAAAAAACAATAGAATTTAACAAAAAACTTACCTTGATTACAGAATTTTGGCCTCAGGGGTTTGCAAATGCAGGAATAGAACCAAAGGAATTTCTTGAAACATTGACCTCCCTAGGATTTGCTATTTTTCATATTGATGAATTTTTACAAAAAACATACCCCGTTTCAATAAATGAAATGTCAAAACTTGTAAAAGAAAGAATGGACAACCCAGTAGAAAAAACCAAAGAAAACCAATCTGGAAGATGGTATACCAATCTTTTATGTGTGAAATAG